A stretch of the Streptococcus suis genome encodes the following:
- a CDS encoding amino acid ABC transporter permease, translating to MDYVLEVLPSLLSGAVVSLQVFFFVLILSLPLGAVFAFLMQIRFKPLQWLLHIYVLIMRGTPLLLQLIFVYYVLPSVGITFDRMPAVILAFTLNYAAYFSEIFRGGIEAIPAGQYEAAKVLKFTPVQTIRYIVLPQVVKIVLPSVFNEVMTLVKDTSLVYALGVSDLLLASRTAANRDASLAPMFIAGAIYLLMIGVVTLVSKQVEKKFDYYR from the coding sequence ATGGATTATGTTTTGGAAGTCCTACCCAGCCTATTGAGTGGGGCGGTTGTCTCCTTGCAGGTATTTTTTTTCGTATTAATTTTATCCCTGCCTTTAGGAGCAGTTTTTGCGTTTTTGATGCAGATTCGATTTAAACCCTTGCAGTGGTTATTGCATATCTATGTACTAATTATGCGTGGAACACCATTGCTGTTACAATTAATCTTTGTTTACTACGTTTTACCAAGTGTGGGTATTACTTTTGATCGAATGCCAGCGGTTATTCTTGCTTTCACCCTAAATTATGCGGCTTATTTCTCAGAAATTTTCCGAGGGGGGATTGAAGCCATCCCTGCCGGCCAATACGAAGCCGCTAAAGTATTAAAATTTACACCCGTTCAGACGATTCGATATATTGTTTTACCACAGGTAGTAAAAATAGTACTACCTAGTGTTTTCAATGAAGTAATGACATTAGTGAAGGACACTTCATTGGTTTATGCTCTTGGGGTGAGCGATCTCTTGCTAGCTAGTCGAACGGCTGCCAACCGAGATGCTAGCCTAGCACCAATGTTTATTGCAGGTGCTATCTACCTTTTGATGATTGGAGTTGTGACTCTCGTTTCTAAACAGGTAGAAAAGAAATTTGACTACTATAGATAG
- a CDS encoding transporter produces the protein MKELELLTRAFSFICVIGLGYILKIQGIVRREDATIFSTLVMNVTLPASLFIASSTAQVSLSLYLPFLLGILCNLLLNLVGYWDAKHSGHQASVGLMQLSGYNIGTFTLPFVQAFFPASSLLSVIVFDAGNAIMVLGGNYSIATGIDVEKEGMSVTSFIKNITRSIPLMVYLVSLLLASLSIQLPQEILSTLTIASNANPFLAMLMLGILLDLKLNWKEIGRLSYLLFLRVGANILMGALIYFLFPIEQSMKMMLLVCLASPISVMSPIYALKLGSRSAEPANVNSLSILVSLAVMVLLIFLFV, from the coding sequence ATGAAAGAACTTGAATTATTAACACGCGCTTTTAGTTTTATTTGCGTAATAGGTCTCGGTTACATTTTAAAAATCCAGGGAATAGTCCGAAGAGAAGATGCCACTATTTTTTCCACTCTGGTCATGAATGTAACTTTGCCAGCTTCCTTATTCATCGCCTCCTCAACAGCACAAGTATCACTCAGTCTCTATCTCCCATTCCTTTTAGGAATTTTGTGTAATCTTCTTTTGAATCTAGTGGGATACTGGGACGCTAAACACTCTGGACATCAAGCCTCAGTCGGGCTAATGCAATTATCTGGATACAATATAGGTACTTTCACCCTACCTTTTGTTCAAGCCTTCTTTCCAGCGAGCAGTTTGCTAAGTGTTATCGTCTTTGATGCAGGAAATGCAATTATGGTTTTAGGAGGAAATTACAGTATTGCAACTGGAATTGATGTAGAAAAAGAAGGGATGTCTGTTACATCATTTATAAAAAACATTACTCGCTCAATTCCGCTAATGGTATACTTAGTCAGTCTTTTACTAGCTAGTTTATCCATACAACTTCCACAAGAAATTCTCTCTACTTTGACGATTGCTAGCAATGCCAATCCATTTTTAGCGATGCTGATGTTGGGAATCCTCCTTGATTTAAAACTGAATTGGAAGGAAATTGGTCGATTGTCCTACCTCTTGTTTCTGCGAGTAGGGGCCAATATCTTGATGGGGGCCCTCATCTATTTTCTATTCCCAATTGAGCAGTCTATGAAAATGATGCTTCTGGTGTGCTTAGCATCTCCAATTTCGGTCATGTCACCAATTTATGCATTAAAATTAGGAAGCCGTTCTGCAGAACCTGCGAATGTCAATTCCTTATCTATACTGGTTAGTCTTGCTGTGATGGTACTTCTGATTTTTCTATTCGTATAA
- the glmS gene encoding glutamine--fructose-6-phosphate transaminase (isomerizing), which translates to MCGIVGVVGNANATDILIQGLEKLEYRGYDSAGIFVADGDQAHLVKAVGRIAELSAKLGDKTEGTTGIGHTRWATHGKPTEDNAHPHTSQTGRFVLVHNGVIENYLEMKNDFLEGHSFKGQTDTEIAVHLIGQFVEEGLSTLEAFKKALKIIQGSYAFALIDATDADTIYVAKNKSPLLIGLGDDYNMVCSDAMAMIRETSEYMEIHDKELVVVKKDSVEVMDYDGNTIERGSYTAELDLSDIGKGTYPYYMLKEIDEQPTVMRKLISAYTNEAGQVTVDADIIKAVQEADRIYILAAGTSYHAGFASKDFLEKLTDTPVELGISSEWGYNMPLLSKKPLFVMISQSGETADSRQVLVKANEMGIPSLTVTNVPGSTLSREATYTMLLHAGPEIAVASTKAYTAQIATLAVLAKAVGDANGNAYAKDFDLVHELSIVAQSIEASLSEKDVIAEKVEKLLATTRNAFYIGRGSDYYVSMEASLKLKEISYIQCEGFAAGELKHGTISLIEDGVPVLALISNHPHLASHTRGNIQEVVARGANVLTIVDEAVAKEEDDITVTTVHPFLSAIAMVVPTQLIAYYATLQRGLDVDKPRNLAKSVTVE; encoded by the coding sequence ATGTGTGGAATCGTTGGTGTCGTGGGTAATGCAAATGCAACTGATATCTTAATCCAAGGTCTTGAAAAATTGGAATATCGCGGTTATGATTCAGCAGGTATTTTTGTAGCAGATGGGGACCAAGCGCATCTTGTAAAAGCAGTCGGCCGTATTGCTGAACTATCAGCAAAGCTTGGCGATAAGACTGAAGGAACAACAGGAATTGGTCATACACGTTGGGCAACACATGGAAAACCGACTGAAGACAATGCTCACCCTCATACATCACAAACTGGTCGTTTTGTTCTCGTACACAATGGTGTGATTGAAAACTATCTAGAAATGAAGAATGATTTTTTAGAAGGCCACAGTTTCAAAGGACAAACAGATACTGAGATTGCTGTCCACTTGATTGGTCAATTTGTTGAGGAAGGTTTGTCAACTCTAGAAGCCTTCAAAAAAGCATTGAAGATTATTCAAGGTTCATATGCCTTTGCCTTGATTGATGCTACGGATGCAGATACTATCTATGTTGCCAAAAATAAATCTCCGCTTTTGATTGGATTGGGCGATGACTATAACATGGTTTGCTCAGATGCCATGGCTATGATTCGTGAGACAAGTGAATATATGGAAATTCACGATAAGGAATTGGTTGTCGTGAAAAAAGATAGTGTTGAAGTCATGGACTATGATGGCAATACGATTGAACGTGGAAGTTATACAGCTGAGCTTGATTTGTCAGATATTGGTAAGGGAACTTATCCATACTATATGCTCAAGGAAATTGATGAGCAACCAACTGTTATGCGTAAATTGATTAGCGCATATACTAATGAAGCTGGTCAGGTAACGGTTGATGCGGATATTATAAAGGCAGTACAAGAAGCTGACCGTATCTATATATTGGCTGCTGGAACTTCCTATCACGCAGGATTTGCCTCAAAAGACTTCTTGGAAAAATTGACGGATACACCAGTAGAGCTTGGAATTTCATCAGAGTGGGGCTACAATATGCCGCTTTTGAGTAAAAAGCCGCTCTTTGTCATGATTAGCCAGTCAGGGGAAACTGCTGATAGCCGTCAGGTATTGGTTAAAGCTAATGAAATGGGCATTCCAAGCTTGACAGTAACCAATGTACCAGGATCAACACTGTCACGCGAAGCAACTTACACTATGTTGCTCCATGCAGGTCCAGAAATTGCGGTAGCTTCTACAAAAGCCTATACTGCCCAAATTGCTACCTTGGCAGTTTTGGCTAAGGCTGTCGGTGATGCAAATGGCAATGCCTACGCAAAAGATTTTGATTTGGTACATGAATTGTCAATCGTTGCACAATCCATCGAGGCTAGCTTGTCAGAAAAAGATGTGATTGCTGAAAAAGTGGAAAAATTGTTAGCTACAACTCGTAATGCATTTTACATTGGACGTGGAAGTGACTATTACGTTTCTATGGAAGCAAGCTTGAAATTGAAAGAAATTTCATACATCCAATGTGAAGGTTTTGCGGCAGGTGAATTGAAACACGGTACCATTTCATTGATTGAAGATGGTGTTCCAGTTTTGGCCTTGATTTCAAATCATCCACATCTCGCAAGTCATACTCGAGGCAATATCCAGGAAGTAGTGGCGCGTGGTGCCAATGTCTTGACAATAGTAGATGAAGCAGTAGCTAAGGAAGAAGATGACATCACTGTTACAACTGTTCATCCATTCTTGTCAGCGATTGCTATGGTCGTTCCAACACAGTTGATTGCTTACTATGCAACATTACAGCGCGGTTTGGACGTCGATAAACCACGTAATTTGGCGAAATCAGTAACAGTTGAATAA
- a CDS encoding DUF1304 domain-containing protein, with translation MSIFTIILASIVAIEHLYIMYLETFATHSNSTSRVFNMAKDELQRKSVTTLFKNQGIYNGLLAVFLLYGIFTGNLEVTTIFVLFVIGAAGYGAATSSPKILLTQGGPAILTLISILLFN, from the coding sequence ATGTCTATTTTTACCATTATTCTAGCTAGTATCGTAGCTATTGAACATTTATATATCATGTATTTGGAAACCTTTGCGACCCATTCAAATTCTACAAGCCGTGTCTTCAATATGGCCAAGGATGAGTTGCAACGTAAATCTGTGACCACTCTATTTAAGAATCAAGGAATCTATAATGGTTTATTAGCTGTCTTTCTCTTGTATGGAATTTTCACAGGCAACCTTGAAGTGACAACTATTTTTGTCTTGTTTGTTATTGGAGCGGCAGGCTACGGAGCAGCGACTTCTAGTCCTAAAATCCTTTTGACCCAGGGAGGGCCAGCAATCCTAACCCTCATTTCAATCTTATTATTCAACTAA
- a CDS encoding esterase encodes MSDIMYPEVLTVGSGAVKVATVGDSLTYGYGLENREKDAYPFILAEKLGSHYQVSNYGLSGRSLQSTADFPYFNEKNAQLSLDSEADIVIIMIGSNDSRAPYWNREQFVREYKEMAERYANLSSQPDVYLVIPPFVPTSRFGLNNQIVEAELQTIIAEIGNQLDLPVINLYSVTKGHNEYYSDGLHLNPLGNQVIASEIYRHLVNEIV; translated from the coding sequence GTGTCAGATATAATGTATCCTGAGGTCCTAACCGTTGGAAGTGGGGCCGTAAAAGTTGCAACAGTCGGAGATAGTTTGACTTATGGATATGGCTTAGAGAATCGTGAAAAAGATGCCTATCCTTTTATTCTAGCTGAGAAACTTGGCTCACATTATCAAGTTTCAAATTATGGTTTGAGTGGGCGTTCACTTCAGTCAACTGCAGATTTTCCTTATTTTAATGAGAAAAATGCTCAGTTATCTTTGGATAGCGAAGCGGATATTGTGATCATCATGATAGGCAGTAATGATAGCCGAGCGCCTTATTGGAATAGAGAACAGTTTGTCCGGGAGTATAAAGAAATGGCAGAGCGTTATGCTAATCTCTCAAGTCAGCCAGATGTATATCTTGTTATTCCACCTTTCGTTCCAACCAGTCGCTTTGGATTGAATAATCAAATTGTTGAAGCAGAACTTCAAACAATTATTGCTGAAATAGGGAATCAATTGGATCTTCCAGTTATAAATCTCTATTCGGTAACAAAAGGTCATAATGAGTATTATAGTGATGGGCTCCATTTGAATCCACTAGGAAACCAAGTAATTGCTTCTGAAATTTACCGTCATCTCGTCAATGAAATAGTTTGA
- a CDS encoding MarR family transcriptional regulator, whose protein sequence is MQEMEDLLYRLKVADESISNLFEKQLGISLTRYTILGILLEDAPMHQLALQQRLQIDRAAITRHLKLLEEQGYISRERNPKNQREVLVWPTEQAREALISAPPAHHLEIKEAMNQVLTLEERNQFLAMLDKLLIGLQELPI, encoded by the coding sequence ATGCAAGAAATGGAAGATTTGTTATACAGATTGAAAGTGGCTGATGAATCGATTTCTAATCTATTTGAAAAGCAATTGGGAATCAGCTTGACACGCTACACGATATTAGGGATATTGTTGGAGGATGCCCCGATGCATCAATTAGCATTACAGCAGCGACTTCAGATTGATCGGGCAGCCATTACTAGGCATCTGAAATTGTTAGAAGAACAAGGCTATATTAGTCGTGAACGAAATCCTAAGAATCAGAGAGAAGTACTTGTATGGCCGACTGAGCAGGCTCGAGAAGCACTGATTTCTGCCCCTCCAGCGCATCATCTTGAGATCAAGGAAGCAATGAACCAAGTACTGACTCTCGAAGAGAGGAATCAATTTCTTGCCATGCTTGACAAACTACTAATTGGCTTGCAAGAGTTACCTATTTAA
- the lepB gene encoding signal peptidase I — MVKRDFVKHIVLLLLLLTGIIGLRVWFFEPVTITKDESNTYLHENDSIIAFKNATIEHGDFILYEIDGHEYVSRVIAMTNERVTYMDDVLYRNDVVVDETYLDDPQFQEYYTEDLTVATITDGKFQVIPRDYFLVLNDNRTNKDDSRTFGLIPKKNVIGRLTFRISPLSDFGFIKTGLVNEN; from the coding sequence ATGGTTAAAAGAGATTTTGTAAAACACATTGTATTGTTATTATTGTTACTAACGGGAATCATTGGTTTACGTGTTTGGTTTTTTGAGCCAGTAACAATTACCAAAGATGAATCAAACACTTATTTACATGAAAATGATTCCATTATTGCATTTAAAAATGCAACGATTGAACATGGAGATTTCATTTTGTATGAGATTGATGGTCACGAATATGTCAGCAGAGTCATTGCGATGACTAATGAGAGAGTTACTTATATGGATGATGTATTATATCGAAATGATGTCGTAGTGGATGAAACTTATTTGGATGATCCTCAATTTCAAGAATATTATACGGAGGATTTAACGGTGGCTACCATCACAGATGGAAAGTTTCAAGTAATTCCAAGGGATTATTTTTTGGTTTTGAATGATAATCGCACGAATAAAGATGATAGTAGGACTTTTGGATTGATTCCTAAAAAAAATGTTATTGGTCGATTAACGTTTAGGATTAGTCCGCTTTCAGATTTTGGTTTTATAAAAACAGGATTAGTAAACGAAAACTAG
- a CDS encoding glutamine ABC transporter substrate-binding protein: MNMKKIVLGAVALVSSLALVACGSSDSATKSDNWSTYESEKSITIGFDKTFVPMGFEQTDGSYTGFDIDLANAVFEKYGITVEWQPIDWDLKETELTNGNIDLIWNGYSITDERKDKVLFTNPYMDNQQVLVTKKSSNISKVSDMKDKVLGAQAGSSGYSVFEGQPAFLKDIVQNNDASQYATFNEALIDLKNDRIDGLLIDRVYANYYLQQEGIIDDYNIIDAGFENEAFAVGARQSDTTLVENINKAFTELYKEGQFQEISQKWFGDDVATDAVKN; this comes from the coding sequence ATGAATATGAAAAAGATTGTTTTAGGAGCAGTTGCTCTCGTATCGAGTCTCGCTTTAGTAGCATGTGGGTCTAGCGACTCAGCAACCAAATCAGATAACTGGTCTACCTACGAATCTGAAAAATCTATTACGATTGGGTTTGATAAAACCTTCGTTCCTATGGGATTTGAACAAACAGATGGTTCTTACACAGGTTTTGATATTGATTTAGCAAATGCTGTTTTTGAAAAATATGGAATAACTGTTGAATGGCAGCCAATTGACTGGGACTTGAAGGAAACGGAATTAACGAATGGCAATATCGATTTAATTTGGAATGGGTATTCAATTACTGACGAACGGAAAGATAAAGTTCTTTTCACCAATCCTTACATGGACAATCAACAAGTTCTTGTCACCAAAAAATCTTCCAACATCAGTAAGGTATCTGATATGAAAGACAAGGTGTTGGGTGCGCAAGCCGGTTCCTCAGGATATTCAGTATTTGAAGGCCAGCCTGCTTTCCTAAAAGATATTGTGCAAAATAATGATGCGAGCCAATATGCAACATTCAATGAAGCCTTGATTGACTTGAAAAATGATCGTATTGATGGTCTCTTGATTGACCGAGTATATGCTAATTATTACTTGCAACAAGAGGGAATCATTGATGACTATAATATCATTGATGCTGGTTTTGAAAATGAAGCATTCGCTGTCGGAGCTCGTCAGTCAGATACGACACTTGTAGAAAATATCAATAAAGCATTTACTGAATTGTACAAAGAAGGTCAGTTCCAAGAAATCTCTCAAAAATGGTTTGGAGATGATGTGGCAACTGATGCAGTAAAAAACTAA
- a CDS encoding amino acid ABC transporter ATP-binding protein, with amino-acid sequence MLELRNLTKRFGNKQIFSNYDLVIPEGKIVAVVGQSGGGKTTLLRMLAGLETIDSGTLIYNGQTLPLEELEKRHLLGFVFQDFQLFPHLSVLENLILSPIKTQNMSRSDAEDKARKLLDTLGLANHATAYPFSLSGGQKQRVALARAMMIDPEIIGYDEPTSALDPELRKEVEKLILENRATGITQIVVTHDMQFAENIADEIIKIEPKH; translated from the coding sequence ATGTTAGAATTACGTAATCTTACAAAACGTTTTGGTAACAAACAGATTTTCTCCAACTATGATTTAGTTATTCCTGAGGGGAAAATTGTAGCTGTTGTTGGTCAATCAGGTGGTGGTAAAACGACCTTATTGAGGATGTTGGCAGGATTGGAAACAATTGATTCAGGAACATTGATTTACAATGGTCAAACTCTACCGCTTGAAGAATTAGAGAAACGACATTTGCTGGGCTTTGTCTTTCAAGATTTCCAGCTTTTTCCACACTTATCCGTTTTGGAAAATTTGATTCTTTCACCAATAAAGACACAGAACATGTCTCGTTCAGATGCGGAAGACAAGGCCCGTAAACTATTGGATACTCTTGGGTTGGCCAACCATGCGACTGCTTATCCATTTTCCTTATCGGGTGGACAAAAGCAACGAGTGGCCCTAGCCCGTGCTATGATGATTGATCCTGAGATTATTGGTTATGATGAACCAACTTCAGCCTTGGACCCCGAATTGAGAAAAGAAGTTGAAAAACTGATTCTTGAAAATCGGGCGACAGGTATAACGCAAATCGTGGTGACTCACGATATGCAGTTTGCTGAAAATATCGCAGATGAAATCATCAAAATTGAACCAAAACATTGA
- a CDS encoding threonine/serine exporter: MENTPRLNLVIDVLMLAGAILAQSGAEIHRVEDTMIRIAHSQGIEQANVLAIPAAIFFSIDHTNISRMKRIVKSQYDMQKVCDVNQVSRSLANEEISLEEAWQELNRIKQQKPPYNKIQVTLAAVVAAPFFTIMFGGSLLDAAGAVLATALAFPLSLIVDRYISIDFVTTFVGAFVFSLTSYILSSHTNLAINPNLINAGAVMPFVPGIAFTNAVRDLMTNHINTGMTKFFQTALIILSLGAGTTVALMLVR; the protein is encoded by the coding sequence ATGGAAAACACTCCTAGACTAAATTTGGTCATAGATGTACTCATGCTTGCTGGTGCTATTTTAGCGCAAAGCGGAGCTGAAATTCATCGAGTAGAGGATACAATGATTCGGATTGCACATTCACAAGGAATTGAACAGGCAAATGTACTAGCTATACCAGCCGCAATCTTTTTCTCCATTGATCATACAAACATTTCCCGCATGAAACGTATTGTCAAATCACAATACGATATGCAGAAAGTTTGTGATGTCAATCAGGTCTCTCGCTCTCTTGCCAATGAAGAAATTAGTTTGGAAGAGGCTTGGCAAGAGCTAAATCGAATTAAACAACAAAAACCACCATATAATAAAATCCAAGTAACCTTGGCTGCAGTGGTCGCTGCTCCTTTTTTTACTATTATGTTTGGTGGATCGCTTTTAGATGCTGCAGGCGCGGTCCTTGCTACAGCCCTAGCTTTTCCTCTTTCTCTCATAGTAGATCGCTATATTAGTATTGACTTTGTCACAACTTTTGTTGGCGCTTTTGTGTTCTCGCTCACATCCTACATACTAAGTAGCCATACGAACCTTGCCATCAATCCAAACCTGATTAACGCTGGTGCGGTCATGCCATTTGTACCTGGCATTGCATTCACAAATGCTGTGAGGGACCTGATGACCAACCATATTAATACTGGTATGACTAAGTTCTTTCAAACTGCGCTGATTATTTTATCACTTGGTGCTGGAACTACAGTCGCCCTGATGCTTGTGAGGTAA
- a CDS encoding FAD-binding oxidoreductase, translated as MKKQVIIIGGGIVGSTAAFYLSQEEQIELTLIDFGVGTATRAAAGIICPWMAQKKNKDWYKLTSDGAVFYRQLVADLEKSGAAEIPFKQTGTIGLKSKPELLDKIQKIAEDRRVDTPTIGKITPLIGAEISQYLPPLKPDFFGIHLEGGGRIDGGRLIDILQEQVLKNGGALLQGQAKLLDANTVEVEHQVLSADHIILATGAWLPHILEPLGYQVDVRPQKGQLLELDTEFDTDDWPVCMPYGEIDILPFENGKIIIGATHEDDMGYDLELDPEKIQAMHDKIAEFMPDLANYPVARTRIGTRAYTSTYSPFYGNIEDMPNVWVASGLGSTGLTNGPIIGWQIANEILGYETNFDRTPYSPNNYIKRVKS; from the coding sequence ATGAAAAAACAAGTTATTATTATAGGCGGAGGAATAGTCGGTTCAACAGCTGCCTTCTATCTCTCCCAAGAAGAACAAATTGAGCTTACACTAATAGACTTTGGAGTAGGAACAGCTACTCGAGCTGCTGCTGGTATCATTTGCCCATGGATGGCTCAAAAGAAAAATAAAGACTGGTATAAGTTAACATCCGATGGTGCTGTTTTCTACCGTCAATTGGTAGCCGATTTGGAAAAATCGGGTGCTGCTGAGATTCCCTTCAAACAGACTGGAACTATCGGCCTAAAAAGCAAGCCTGAACTACTTGATAAAATCCAAAAAATAGCGGAGGACCGTCGTGTTGACACTCCAACTATTGGGAAAATCACCCCTTTAATTGGCGCAGAAATCAGCCAGTACCTTCCACCGCTCAAACCCGATTTTTTTGGAATTCATTTAGAAGGTGGCGGTCGTATAGATGGCGGTCGTTTAATCGATATCCTTCAAGAGCAAGTGTTAAAAAATGGCGGAGCGCTTCTACAGGGACAGGCAAAACTGTTAGATGCTAATACAGTCGAAGTAGAACATCAAGTGCTTAGTGCTGACCATATAATCTTAGCCACAGGGGCCTGGTTGCCACATATTCTTGAACCTCTTGGTTATCAAGTGGATGTTCGACCACAAAAAGGACAATTGTTAGAATTAGATACTGAATTCGATACAGATGATTGGCCAGTTTGTATGCCTTACGGAGAGATTGACATCCTACCATTTGAAAATGGAAAAATCATTATTGGTGCAACTCATGAAGATGATATGGGGTACGATTTAGAACTAGACCCTGAAAAAATCCAAGCCATGCATGATAAAATAGCCGAATTCATGCCTGATTTGGCAAATTATCCTGTAGCAAGAACTCGCATTGGAACGCGAGCCTATACTTCAACTTATTCTCCATTCTACGGAAATATTGAGGATATGCCTAATGTCTGGGTTGCTAGCGGTCTAGGTTCGACTGGTTTAACAAATGGGCCAATTATCGGTTGGCAAATCGCAAATGAAATTCTTGGATACGAAACAAACTTTGATCGTACACCATACTCACCTAATAATTATATAAAAAGAGTCAAAAGCTAG
- a CDS encoding cation transporter: MNQTVSNLKLAERGALLSIGTYIVLSIIKLTAGQVFHSDALRADAFNNISDIIGNVAVLVGLKMAQKPADTDHKFGHWKMEDLASLMTSFIMFVVGFQVLYDTLQKIISNSPVEVDIMGAIVGIFSALVMLAVYFYNNRLAKRVHSKALEAAAKDNLSDAVTSIGTSMAIFAAAFNFPIVDKIAAIIITFFILKTAYDIFMESFFTLSDGFDENLLKKYEEDVLKLPKIVSVNSQRGRTYGANIYLDIVLEMNPDLSVYESHEITEQVEQLLTFKHGVFDVDIHVEPSEIPHDEMYEHVYDKLFRFETEIQAHATGYETLIDENYLLIDAKGRYQDKTQMLESHPIQTNYLSNYQMISISQKSKLVTFEIGDFVHASLWRRHENWTVIFHQISKKQA, encoded by the coding sequence ATGAACCAAACTGTTTCCAATCTAAAACTTGCCGAACGTGGTGCCTTACTATCGATAGGTACCTATATTGTCTTGTCAATCATCAAACTGACTGCAGGTCAAGTCTTTCATTCAGATGCCCTGCGAGCAGATGCCTTCAATAATATTTCCGATATTATTGGAAATGTCGCCGTACTGGTTGGATTGAAAATGGCCCAAAAACCTGCTGACACTGACCATAAATTCGGACATTGGAAAATGGAAGACCTTGCTAGTTTGATGACTTCTTTCATCATGTTCGTCGTTGGTTTTCAAGTCCTCTATGATACCTTACAAAAAATAATTAGTAATTCTCCAGTCGAGGTAGACATAATGGGGGCAATAGTAGGTATTTTCTCCGCACTCGTTATGTTGGCCGTATATTTTTATAATAATCGCCTAGCGAAAAGAGTTCATTCTAAAGCACTTGAAGCTGCTGCTAAGGACAATCTATCTGACGCTGTCACCTCCATTGGAACTTCTATGGCAATCTTTGCTGCAGCCTTTAACTTCCCAATTGTTGATAAAATTGCTGCTATCATCATCACCTTTTTCATTCTAAAAACTGCATATGATATTTTTATGGAGAGCTTCTTCACACTCTCAGATGGTTTTGATGAAAACTTATTGAAAAAATACGAAGAGGATGTTCTCAAACTTCCTAAAATTGTTTCTGTCAATTCACAACGTGGTCGCACCTATGGTGCAAATATCTATCTGGATATTGTCCTCGAAATGAATCCGGATCTGTCAGTTTATGAAAGTCATGAAATAACCGAACAGGTTGAGCAACTCCTAACATTCAAACATGGTGTTTTTGATGTAGATATACACGTAGAACCATCTGAAATTCCACACGATGAGATGTATGAACACGTCTATGATAAACTCTTCCGATTTGAAACAGAGATACAAGCACATGCAACTGGATATGAGACTTTAATTGATGAGAACTACCTTCTCATCGATGCCAAAGGTCGGTATCAAGATAAAACTCAAATGCTTGAAAGTCACCCTATTCAAACAAACTATCTTTCCAACTATCAGATGATTTCTATTAGTCAAAAGTCTAAACTAGTTACATTTGAAATTGGCGACTTTGTTCACGCATCCCTCTGGCGTCGTCATGAAAATTGGACTGTCATATTCCACCAGATTTCAAAGAAACAAGCCTAG
- a CDS encoding threonine/serine exporter family protein: protein MTSINFLFQAIASYIAIATFLVVLNVQKNMLIPGGLLGMLVWLIYLLLLEPTNVLIATFFAAIIGSCVSQIMSIWLKTPSVIFSLAILAPLVPGYHAYMSTTYFVSGEYAQALTNITTVLTLALVIPIGMASGTILLRLYKVMNAHKNLI, encoded by the coding sequence ATGACTTCCATTAATTTTTTATTTCAGGCGATTGCATCTTATATCGCTATTGCTACTTTTTTAGTTGTTCTCAATGTTCAAAAGAATATGTTGATTCCGGGTGGTCTTCTAGGTATGCTTGTTTGGCTTATTTATCTTTTACTATTGGAACCAACAAATGTCTTGATTGCTACCTTTTTCGCAGCAATTATCGGATCCTGTGTCAGTCAGATCATGAGTATTTGGTTAAAAACACCCTCCGTCATCTTTTCATTGGCTATACTTGCTCCACTTGTTCCGGGTTACCACGCATACATGTCTACTACCTATTTTGTATCAGGCGAATATGCTCAAGCCCTCACCAATATTACAACCGTATTAACACTAGCTTTGGTTATACCAATTGGTATGGCAAGTGGCACTATCTTATTACGCCTTTATAAGGTCATGAATGCTCATAAAAATTTAATCTAA